The Pontibacter korlensis sequence TCTTTTCTTTCTTACCAACGTCTTCCGGTTGCTCGACTTCACCTAAGTGTAGTTCATCGGGTTCCAGGTCAACGTAAACTTCGTTTTCAGGTGGCGTATTTTCTGATTCTCGATCACGATCAGTACCTCGAGGGGATGGATTTTTACTTACATCCTCTGTACTGTCGCGCTTTCCAAGGTTATCGCCATCATGCTTGGTGGTTCTTAAATTATCTTTGTTCTTCATAGGTAAGGATGATTTTATCTTCTGCTTACGATCACTGTTTTGGAGTTATAAACCTGTATTTGCCACTTACGGCTGCTTAATAAGGCTTTTCTGACTCCGGTTTGTAGCTTTCTACGCAAACATTGCGTGTGCAGCCGTATATACTTCTACGGGATTAACGGCACCTGGCGGTGCATTCTGCAACGTATTTGTATATTTGCTTTTTTAAGAGACAAGATGACGAACAACCCCAAAAGATATACTGTAACGGCAGCTTTGCCGTATGCCAATGGCCCGGTGCACATTGGCCACCTGGCGGGTGTATACTTGCCTGCTGATGTGTATGTGCGTTACCTGCGCCTGCAAAACCGCGATGTGAAGTTTATCTGTGGTTCTGATGAGCATGGTGTGCCGATTACAATCCGCGCAAAGAAAGAAGGTATCACGCCTCAGCAGGCCGTAGATAAGTACCACGAGCTGATCAAGAAGTCCTTTGAGGACTTCAACATATCTTTCGATGTCTACGACCGCACCTCTTCTAAAATCCATGCCGAGACTGCAGGAGACTTCTTTAAGAAGCTTTACGAAGACGGTAAGTTTATTGAGCAGACCACGCAGCAATACTATGACGAGAAGGCCCAGCAGTTCCTGGCTGACCGTTACATTGTAGGTACCTGCCCTAAGTGTGGCAACGAAAATGCCTATGGCGACCAGTGCGAGAGCTGCGGTACTTCCCTGAATGCTACAGACTTAATCAACCCAAAAAGTACTTTGAGTGGTGCGGTGCCTGTAATGCGTGAAACCAAGCATTGGTACCTGCCCCTGAACGAGTATGAGGCATGGTTGCGCGAGTGGATTGTTGAAGGCCACAAAGGTGACTGGAAGCCGAACGTGTACGGTCAGTGCAAAAGCTGGATAGACCAGGGACTGCAGCCACGTGCCGTTACCCGTGACCTGGATTGGGGCGTGCCGGTGCCAGTGGAAGGAGCAGAAGGCAAAGTGCTTTATGTGTGGTTTGATGCGCCAATAGGCTATATATCCGCTACGAAAGCCCTGACAGATGATTGGGAGAAATACTGGAAAGACGAGGAGTCGAAGCTGGTGCACTTTATCGGAAAAGATAACATCGTGTTTCATTGCATCATTTTCCCGAGCATGCTGAAGGCGCACGGAGATTACATCCTGCCAGACAACGTACCTGCCAACGAGTTCCTGAACCTGGAGGGCGATAAAATCTCTACTTCCCGCAACTGGGCTGTGTGGCTGCACGAGTACCTGGAGGAGTTTCCGGGCAAGGGCGATGTGCTGCGTTATG is a genomic window containing:
- the metG gene encoding methionine--tRNA ligase produces the protein MTNNPKRYTVTAALPYANGPVHIGHLAGVYLPADVYVRYLRLQNRDVKFICGSDEHGVPITIRAKKEGITPQQAVDKYHELIKKSFEDFNISFDVYDRTSSKIHAETAGDFFKKLYEDGKFIEQTTQQYYDEKAQQFLADRYIVGTCPKCGNENAYGDQCESCGTSLNATDLINPKSTLSGAVPVMRETKHWYLPLNEYEAWLREWIVEGHKGDWKPNVYGQCKSWIDQGLQPRAVTRDLDWGVPVPVEGAEGKVLYVWFDAPIGYISATKALTDDWEKYWKDEESKLVHFIGKDNIVFHCIIFPSMLKAHGDYILPDNVPANEFLNLEGDKISTSRNWAVWLHEYLEEFPGKGDVLRYALASNMPETKDNDFTWKDYQARNNNELLAILGNFINRAVVLTQKYYEGAVPERGELTDYDREVLGVLEGMPLVIATYIERYRFRDALGELMNLARLGNKYLADTEPWKLIKTDAERVKTIMNIALQISGSLSILMEPFLPESAGKLRSMLSLNPGMWADAGSADLVPAGHIIGKPELLFERVEDAAVDAQVQKLLDTKKANEVANATVETAKENITFDDFTKMDIRIGTILEAEKVAKTKKLLKLKVDTGIDQRTVVSGIAEFFKPEEIVGQQVSILVNLAPREIKGITSQGMILMAENPDGSLAFVQPSKQIKNGGEVR